One part of the Ziziphus jujuba cultivar Dongzao chromosome 2, ASM3175591v1 genome encodes these proteins:
- the LOC107417810 gene encoding putative disease resistance protein At3g14460: protein MATELVVGPLLSASIQVLFERISSWEVIDFFKRKKLSGQLLNKIKMKLSSANIVLNDAEEQQMRNPEVKKWLDELKEVIYNAEYMVDKINNKAMRSKLDGQSASQKVRNFVSAKFTARKIEQKMGEILDRLEYIVRLKDDLGLKEGVQNRPFQRLPATSLLEEYGVYGRNSDKEAIIKLLLSDEISGNKISVIPIVGMGGVGKTTLAQLVYKDIDDRVMNKPFDFKTWVSVSDEFDVFKITKLIAERVTSQIIEVKDLDVLQVTLEEALKGKKFLFILDDVWNEDYFLWEELKKPFKSGEYGSKIIVTTRNESVASVMRNVPSYKLHTMSDENCWELFVRHAFHNEDPCAYPKLDVIGRQIVKKCKGLPLAVKSLGSLLRHQRNPKEWEKILTSDTWELPKEKNNILPALWLSYHYLPSHLKRCFAYCSIFPKDYEINKEDLIKLWMAENLLQPQRNKRIEEVGEEYFDHLLSRSFFQQSLSLDKSVCYVMHDLVIDLATFIVGEFCLRFDDSNLDKVLSKILHVSHVKENILDMNKYESLCGAKRLQTLFLSSKYASPYNYIASKNMVMSKLLPTLPCLRVLSLRRCLIQELPKSIGNLKFLKYLNLSETIIEEMPNTVCTLYNLQTLLLKGCEKLRQLPTNMGRLINLRHLDITSTGLVELPHQIGKLKDLQTLTDFILGKGSTGSTLKELEDLQLLHGILRISRLENVVDVADTLMGNLKDKKFLTELQFFWDSNSEESTENHKDVLNGLQPHTNIKVLQINSYRGEQFPKWVGDNSFCNIEQIHLEGCKKCCFLPPLGQLPFLKKLCIIEFDELVKIGNEFCHAGSSMAKPFRSLEFLKFRHMREWQEWSFIGEDRVVFPNLKELYLEGCPKLTGNLCLLDTIESIRLSGCHNLDFPGIHCYASLKRLKISDSCDSMKSILLDYFPKLNELDLDYCVNLESFEFSQSPRPALHSLRCFKLTTCPKFVSFPQGGLAAPNMDEFHIEDCKNFRSLPENMNTLLPSLQSISLISCPELVSFPECGLPPGINKLKVYWCNKLFTNRFQWDLQRLNSLTFLEIIGIDEELTSFPEEGLFPITLVDLHIRYLPHLKSLNGKALQQLDSLKHLSISCCNELQLLPEEGLPKSLSDLIIFQCAWLERRCQRDTGEDWSKIVHIPRVIFI, encoded by the coding sequence atggcaACCGAACTAGTTGTTGGTCCTTTGCTCTCTGCTTCAATTCAAGTATTGTTCGAGAGGATTTCTTCGTGGGAGGTCATTGACTTTTTCAAGCGAAAGAAGCTCAGTGGTCAACTCCTCAACAAGATAAAGATGAAGTTGTCTTCAGCTAACATAGTTCTGAATGATGCTGAAGAGCAGCAGATGAGAAACCCAGAAGTGAAAAAGTGGCTTGATGAACTCAAAGAAGTGATTTATAATGCAGAGTACATGGTTGATAAGATCAACAACAAAGCTATGAGAAGCAAACTTGATGGtcaatctgcttcacaaaaggTACGAAACTTTGTCTCAGCTAAGTTTACTGCTAGAAAAATAGAGCAAAAGATGGGAGAGATTCTTGATAGATTGGAATATATTGTTAGACTGAAAGATGATCTTGGTTTGAAAGAGGGTGTTCAAAATAGGCCTTTTCAGAGATTACCTGCAACTTCTTTGTTAGAAGAATATGGGGTTTACGGTAGGAATTCTGATAAGGAAGCCATTATCAAGTTGTTATTATCGGATGAAATTAGTGGCAACAAGATATCTGTAATTCCAATAGTTGGGATGGGTGGAGTTGGGAAAACTACCCTTGCTCAACTCGTTTATAAGGATATCGATGATAGGGTCATGAATAAACCTTTTGATTTCAAAACGTGGGTTTCTGTTTCAGATGAATTTGATGTTTtcaaaataacaaagttgattGCAGAAAGAGTTACATCCCAAATAATTGAGGTCAAAGATCTTGATGTGCTTCAAGTTACATTGGAGGAAGCTTTGAAAGGGaaaaagtttctttttattttagatgATGTTTGGAATGAGGATTATTTCCTATGGGAGGAGTTGAAGAAGCCTTTTAAATCTGGAGAATATGGAAGCAAAATCATTGTAACGACGCGAAATGAAAGTGTTGCTTCAGTTATGCGTAATGTTCCATCCTATAAGCTGCATACTATGTCGGATGAGAATTGTTGGGAACTATTTGTAAGGCATGCCTTCCACAATGAAGATCCATGTGCCTATCCAAAATTAGATGTAATTGGTAGGCAGATTGTTAAAAAGTGCAAAGGTCTTCCTTTAGCAGTGAAATCACTAGGTAGTCTTTTACGCCATCAACGAAATCCAAAGGAATGGGAGAAGATATTGACTAGTGATACGTGGGAGTTGCCCAAGGAGAAAAACAACATTCTGCCAGCTTTATGGTTGAGCTATCACTATCTACCTTCACATCTTAAGCGGTGTTTTGCTTATTGCTCAATTTTCCCCAAGGATTATGAAATCAATAAAGAAGATCTAATCAAGTTGTGGATGGCTGAAAATCTGTTACAACctcaaagaaacaaaagaatagAAGAAGTTGGAGAAGAATACTTCGACCATCTATTATCAAGATCATTTTTTCAACAGTCGTTAAGTTTGGATAAGTCGGTTTGTTATGTCATGCATGATCTTGTGATCGATTTAGCTACATTTATAGTTGGAGAATTTTGTTTGAGGTTTGATGATAGCAACTTGGATAAGGTGCTAAGCAAGATTCTTCATGTGTCACATGTGAAAGAAAACATACTTGACATGAACAAGTATGAGTCTTTATGTGGAGCTAAGCGACTGCAGACCTTATTCTTATCATCAAAGTATGCTTCTCCCTATAATTACATAGCATCAAAGAACATGGTGATGTCAAAATTATTGCCAACATTACCATGCTTAAGAGTGTTATCTTTACGTAGATGTCTTATTCAAGAGTTGCCAAAGTCAATTGGGAATTTGAAGTTCCTAAAGTACTTAAATTTATCTGAGACTATAATTGAAGAGATGCCTAATACAGTTTGCACTCTGTATAATTTGCAGACCCTACTTTTGAAGGGATGTGAAAAGCTTAGGCAGCTGCCAACCAACATGGGAAGGCTAATCAATTTGCGTCATCTAGACATTACATCAACAGGCTTAGTAGAGTTGCCACACCAAATTGGTAAATTGAAAGATTTGCAGACATTAACAGATTTCATTTTGGGTAAAGGTAGTACCGGTTCTACCTTGAAGGAGTTAGAAGATCTTCAACTTTTGCATGGAATACTTCGAATTTCAAGGCTTGAAAATGTTGTTGATGTTGCAGACACCTTGATGGGAAATTTGAAGGACAAGAAGTTCTTGACTGAATTGCAGTTCTTTTGGGATTCTAATTCTGAAGAATCCACTGAAAATCACAAAGACGTACTTAATGGGCTGCAACCCCACACAAATATAAAAGTGCTCCAAATCAACTCTTACAGAGGTGAACAATTTCCAAAATGGGTGGGAGATAATTCATTTTGTAACATAGAACAGATCCACTTGGAAGGATGCAAGAAATGTTGTTTCTTGCCACCACTAGGACAGCTACCATTTCTCAAGAAACTCTGTATCATAGAATTTGATGAATTGGTGAAAATAGGAAATGAGTTTTGTCATGCTGGTTCTTCCATGGCTAAGCCTTTTAGAAGCTTAGAATTCTTAAAGTTTCGCCACATGCGGGAATGGCAAGAGTGGTCGTTTATTGGAGAAGACAGAGTTGTTTTCCCTAATCTTAAAGAGCTTTATTTAGAAGGTTGTCCAAAGCTAACTGGAAATCTTTGCTTACTTGATACAATAGAAAGCATCAGACTTAGTGGATGCCATAATTTAGATTTCCCAGGAATTCATTGCTATGCATCCCTTAAAAGGTTGAAAATCTCTGATAGTTGTGATTCTATGAAGTCTATTCTATTGGACTACTTTCCAAAGCTTAATGAGCTTGATCTGGACTACTGTGTGAACCTGGAGTCCTTTGAATTTTCACAATCACCTAGGCCTGCACTTCACTCTTTGAGATGCTTCAAGTTAACAACTTGCCCAAAGTTTGTCTCTTTTCCACAAGGAGGATTGGCTGCTCCCAACATGGATGAGTTTCACATTGAAGATTGCAAAAATTTTAGGTCATTGCCTGAAAACATGAACACCCTTCTTCCATCTCTTCAGTCGATATCTCTAATTAGTTGTCCGGAGCTTGTTTCATTTCCAGAATGTGGATTGCCACCAGGTATAAATAAACTCAAGGTTTACTGGTGCAATAAGCTTTTCACCAACCGCTTTCAGTGGGATTTGCAAAGACTCAATTCTCTTACGTTCTTGGAGATTATTGGCATAGATGAAGAGTTAACTTCATTTCCAGAGGAGGGGTTGTTTCCAATCACTCTGGTCGATCTCCATATCAGATATCTTCCTCACCTTAAATCTCTGAATGGAAAAGCCTTACAACAACTGGATTCCCTCAAGCACTTGTCAATCTCTTGCTGCAATGAGCTTCAGCTGTTGCCTGAAGAAGGGTTGCCAAAATCTCTCTCTGATTTGATAATCTTTCAATGTGCTTGGCTAGAAAGACGTTGCCAGAGAGACACAGGGGAAGATTGGTCTAAGATTGTTCACATCCCTCGTGTGATATTCATTTAA